From a single Lolium rigidum isolate FL_2022 chromosome 7, APGP_CSIRO_Lrig_0.1, whole genome shotgun sequence genomic region:
- the LOC124669871 gene encoding protein MEI2-like 4 isoform X1: protein MPTRAMEQQRHHMPPFHLPADSESSFSRQRPVGPFRQGPCHENAERFSLISGSKSVASSPVHMLRPAGVDQLELMEPHKPMDQKTPFGEHKLLGQQRHANLPPTLWRPDQDTVQQHDSKPLALFPNVRKGHLSMTHYENGLFSSSLPDIFDKKLRLTPKNGLVGQPVGKELNHDDDEPFELTQEIEAQVIGNLLPDDDDLLSGVLDNVGYPALANNRDDIDDDIFSTGGGLELEADENNKLLKLNGGGNNGQSRLNGLLYGETSYGEHPSRTLFVRNMNSNVEDSELKLLFEQYGDIQRLYTAYKHHGFVMISYYDIRSAEHAMKALQSKQFRHWKLDIHYSIPKQENPLEKDNNQGTLAVINLDPSVTNDDLQHIFGGYGEIKEIHETSQKSRYKSIEFYDSRAAEAAFYALNLRDIAGKKIKLEPCCLGDNKRLMQQRPPVLEQEEFGACRLGNANSLPSTYYGSVNMASMTSTGPEHGITRVLRSRVQPSVNQFREGTFLDGLSSTRQNISSPVRIATAGTHNNQSALGEHGHSLGKMNGHLNYGFQGNGAFNPHSLPEFHTGQSNGIPYNLSTIPPIGVKSNSRTAEGIDNRHLYKVGCAKLGGHSSGHSEALGFSRTGSCPLHGHQVAWNNTNNSQHHTSSPMLWPNTGPFINNIPARPPAQVHGISRASRMPENALAASHHVGSAPAVNPSIWDRRNGYAGELMEAPSFHPGSVGSMGFSDSPRLHQFELTGMFPQNGGNPAMSPGHVNARSHQRGHMFHGRSHIGPLPSSFDSPGERTRSRRNESCSNQSDNKRQYELDVERIVCGEDSRTTLMIKNIPNKYTSKMLLTAIDENHKGTYDFIYLPIDFKNKCNVGYAFINMISPEHIVPFYKIFHGKRWEKFNSEKVASLAYARIQGKSSLIAHFQNSSLMNEDKRCRPILFHSDGPNAGDQEPFPVGTHIRSRPGRSRILSCEESHRDILSTSANSWTPSNGGSHSSGYPKEADPTTA, encoded by the exons ATGCCAACCAGAGCCATGGAGCAGCAGAGGCACCACATGCCCCCGTTCCACCTCCCCGCCGACTCCGAATCCTCATTCTCCCGTCAG AGGCCAGTTGGACCTTTCAGGCAGGGGCCTTGTCATGAGAATGCTG AAAGGTTCTCATTGATTTCGGGAAGCAAGTCTGTTGCATCATCTCCAGTTCATATGCTCAGGCCTGCTGGCGTGGATCAGTTAGAGCTTATGGAACCACATAAGCCGATGGATCAGAAAACCCCCTTTGGCGAGCACAAGTTGTTGGGCCAACAAAGGCATGCTAACCTGCCGCCAACCCTGTGGAGACCTGATCAAGATACTGTACAACAACATGATTCGAAGCCATTGGCTTTATTTCCTAATGTTAGAAAGGGACATTTAAGTATGACCCACTATGAGAATGGACTTTTCTCAAGCTCCCTTCCAGACATTTTTGACAAGAAAT TGAGACTAACACCCAAGAATGGCCTTGTTGGCCAGCCAGTCGGAAAGGAACTCAACCATGATGATGATGAGCCTTTtgagttaactcaggaaattgaggCACAAGTAATTGGCAATCTGCTTCCTGATGATGACGACTTATTATCAGGTGTTCTTGATAATGTGGGGTACCCTGCCCTTGCTAATAACAGAGATGACATTGATGATGATATATTCTCTACTGGAGGTGGATTGGAACTGGAAGCTGATGAAAATAACAAACTGTTAAAACTTAACGGTGGAGGCAATAACGGTCAGAGTAGGTTAAATGGCCTATTGTATGGAGAAACCTCATATGGGGAACACCCCTCGAGAACCCTTTTTGTTAGAAATATGAATTCCAATGTTGAGGACTCTGAACTGAAGCTCCTATTTGAG CAATATGGGGACATCCAAAGACTTTATACTGCATACAAACATCATGGTTTTGTGATGATTTCTTACTACGATATAAGATCAGCAGAACATGCCATGAAGGCGCTCCAAAGCAAGCAATTCAGGCACTGGAAACTTGACATACATTACTCCATCCCAAAG caggagaatcctttggagaaagATAATAACCAGGGTACACTTGCAGTGATTAACCTTGACCCATCTGTAACTAACGATGATCTTCAGCATATATTTGGTGGCTATGGTGAAATCAAGGAG ATACATGAGACTTCACAAAAGAGTCGTTACAAATCCATCGAGTTTTATGATTCTAGAGCAGCTGAAGCTGCATTTTATGCGTTAAACTTGAGAGACATTGCAGGAAAGAAAATCAAATTAGAGCCCTGCTGCCTGGGCGACAATAAACG TTTGATGCAGCAAAGGCCTCCTGTGTTGGAGCAGGAAGAGTTTGGTGCATGCAGACTAGGAAATGCCAACAGTCTGCCATCAACTTACTATG GCTCTGTCAATATGGCATCCATGACATCCACTGGCCCTGAACATGGGATCACTCGGGTTCTGCGTTCCAGAGTACAGCCTTCAGTAAACCAATTCAGGGAGGGAACTTTCCTGGATGGTCTGTCAAGTACTAGGCAAAACATATCCTCTCCTGTTAGAATTGCAACTGCAGGGACACATAACAACCAGTCTGCTCTTGGTGAGCATGGCCATTCACTTGGAAAGATGAATGGACACTTGAATTATGGATTTCAAGGGAATGGAGCTTTCAATCCACATTCCCTTCCCGAGTTCCACACTGGCCAAAGCAATGGCATTCCTTACAACTTAAGCACCATACCACccattggagttaagagcaattcTAGAACTGCTGAAGGAATAGATAACAGGCATCTTTACAAAGTTGGTTGTGCTAAACTTGGTGGTCATTCTTCTGGTCATAGTGAAG CACTTGGGTTTTCAAGAACTGGAAGCTGCCCCCTCCATGGCCACCAAGTAGCGTGGAATAATACAAATAACTCCCAGCATCATACCTCTTCTCCCATGCTATGGCCAAACACAGGGCCATTTATCAATAATATACCAGCTCGTCCTCCGGCGCAAGTGCATGGTATTTCTAGAGCATCTCGCATGCCTGAAAATGCCCTTGCAGCGAGTCATCATGTTGGATCTGCACCGGCTGTCAATCCATCAATCTGGGATAGGAGAAATGGATATGCAGGGGAGCTGATGGAAGCCCCAAGTTTCCATCCTGGGAGTGTTGGAAGCATGGGTTTCTCTGATAGTCCACGTCTGCATCAGTTCGAGCTCACTGGCATGTTTCCCCAGAATGGAGGGAACCCAGCCATGTCCCCTGGGCATGTTAATGCTCGATCTCATCAGAGGGGGCATATGTTTCATGGAAGGAGTCATATAGGTCCCCTTCCATCCTCATTTGATTCACCGGGTGAACGTACAAGGAGCCGAAGAAATGAGTCATGTTCTAATCAATCTGATAACAAAAGGCAGTATGAGCTTGACGTCGAACGTATAGTCTGTGGCGAGGATTCCAGGACTACATTAATGATAAAGAATATCCCAAACAA GTATACTTCTAAGATGCTTTTGACCGCTATTGATGAAAATCACAAAGGAACTTATGATTTCATCTACCTGCCAATTGACTTTAAG AATAAATGCAATGTGGGTTATGCATTCATCAACATGATCAGTCCTGAGCATATTgttccattttataag ATATTTCATGGGAAAAGGTGGGAGAAATTTAACAGTGAGAAGGTGGCATCACTTGCATATGCTAGAATCCAAGGAAAATCATCTCTAATAGCTCACTTCCAGAACTCAAGTTTGATGAACGAGGATAAACGCTGCCGCCCTATACTCTTCCACTCAGATGGTCCAAACGCAGGAGATCAA GAACCGTTTCCAGTGGGAACACACATCCGTTCTAGGCCTGGGAGATCCAGGATTTTGAGCTGTGAAGAAAGTCACCGGGAC
- the LOC124669871 gene encoding protein MEI2-like 4 isoform X3, whose protein sequence is MLRPAGVDQLELMEPHKPMDQKTPFGEHKLLGQQRHANLPPTLWRPDQDTVQQHDSKPLALFPNVRKGHLSMTHYENGLFSSSLPDIFDKKLRLTPKNGLVGQPVGKELNHDDDEPFELTQEIEAQVIGNLLPDDDDLLSGVLDNVGYPALANNRDDIDDDIFSTGGGLELEADENNKLLKLNGGGNNGQSRLNGLLYGETSYGEHPSRTLFVRNMNSNVEDSELKLLFEQYGDIQRLYTAYKHHGFVMISYYDIRSAEHAMKALQSKQFRHWKLDIHYSIPKQENPLEKDNNQGTLAVINLDPSVTNDDLQHIFGGYGEIKEIHETSQKSRYKSIEFYDSRAAEAAFYALNLRDIAGKKIKLEPCCLGDNKRLMQQRPPVLEQEEFGACRLGNANSLPSTYYGSVNMASMTSTGPEHGITRVLRSRVQPSVNQFREGTFLDGLSSTRQNISSPVRIATAGTHNNQSALGEHGHSLGKMNGHLNYGFQGNGAFNPHSLPEFHTGQSNGIPYNLSTIPPIGVKSNSRTAEGIDNRHLYKVGCAKLGGHSSGHSEALGFSRTGSCPLHGHQVAWNNTNNSQHHTSSPMLWPNTGPFINNIPARPPAQVHGISRASRMPENALAASHHVGSAPAVNPSIWDRRNGYAGELMEAPSFHPGSVGSMGFSDSPRLHQFELTGMFPQNGGNPAMSPGHVNARSHQRGHMFHGRSHIGPLPSSFDSPGERTRSRRNESCSNQSDNKRQYELDVERIVCGEDSRTTLMIKNIPNKYTSKMLLTAIDENHKGTYDFIYLPIDFKNKCNVGYAFINMISPEHIVPFYKIFHGKRWEKFNSEKVASLAYARIQGKSSLIAHFQNSSLMNEDKRCRPILFHSDGPNAGDQEPFPVGTHIRSRPGRSRILSCEESHRDILSTSANSWTPSNGGSHSSGYPKEADPTTA, encoded by the exons ATGCTCAGGCCTGCTGGCGTGGATCAGTTAGAGCTTATGGAACCACATAAGCCGATGGATCAGAAAACCCCCTTTGGCGAGCACAAGTTGTTGGGCCAACAAAGGCATGCTAACCTGCCGCCAACCCTGTGGAGACCTGATCAAGATACTGTACAACAACATGATTCGAAGCCATTGGCTTTATTTCCTAATGTTAGAAAGGGACATTTAAGTATGACCCACTATGAGAATGGACTTTTCTCAAGCTCCCTTCCAGACATTTTTGACAAGAAAT TGAGACTAACACCCAAGAATGGCCTTGTTGGCCAGCCAGTCGGAAAGGAACTCAACCATGATGATGATGAGCCTTTtgagttaactcaggaaattgaggCACAAGTAATTGGCAATCTGCTTCCTGATGATGACGACTTATTATCAGGTGTTCTTGATAATGTGGGGTACCCTGCCCTTGCTAATAACAGAGATGACATTGATGATGATATATTCTCTACTGGAGGTGGATTGGAACTGGAAGCTGATGAAAATAACAAACTGTTAAAACTTAACGGTGGAGGCAATAACGGTCAGAGTAGGTTAAATGGCCTATTGTATGGAGAAACCTCATATGGGGAACACCCCTCGAGAACCCTTTTTGTTAGAAATATGAATTCCAATGTTGAGGACTCTGAACTGAAGCTCCTATTTGAG CAATATGGGGACATCCAAAGACTTTATACTGCATACAAACATCATGGTTTTGTGATGATTTCTTACTACGATATAAGATCAGCAGAACATGCCATGAAGGCGCTCCAAAGCAAGCAATTCAGGCACTGGAAACTTGACATACATTACTCCATCCCAAAG caggagaatcctttggagaaagATAATAACCAGGGTACACTTGCAGTGATTAACCTTGACCCATCTGTAACTAACGATGATCTTCAGCATATATTTGGTGGCTATGGTGAAATCAAGGAG ATACATGAGACTTCACAAAAGAGTCGTTACAAATCCATCGAGTTTTATGATTCTAGAGCAGCTGAAGCTGCATTTTATGCGTTAAACTTGAGAGACATTGCAGGAAAGAAAATCAAATTAGAGCCCTGCTGCCTGGGCGACAATAAACG TTTGATGCAGCAAAGGCCTCCTGTGTTGGAGCAGGAAGAGTTTGGTGCATGCAGACTAGGAAATGCCAACAGTCTGCCATCAACTTACTATG GCTCTGTCAATATGGCATCCATGACATCCACTGGCCCTGAACATGGGATCACTCGGGTTCTGCGTTCCAGAGTACAGCCTTCAGTAAACCAATTCAGGGAGGGAACTTTCCTGGATGGTCTGTCAAGTACTAGGCAAAACATATCCTCTCCTGTTAGAATTGCAACTGCAGGGACACATAACAACCAGTCTGCTCTTGGTGAGCATGGCCATTCACTTGGAAAGATGAATGGACACTTGAATTATGGATTTCAAGGGAATGGAGCTTTCAATCCACATTCCCTTCCCGAGTTCCACACTGGCCAAAGCAATGGCATTCCTTACAACTTAAGCACCATACCACccattggagttaagagcaattcTAGAACTGCTGAAGGAATAGATAACAGGCATCTTTACAAAGTTGGTTGTGCTAAACTTGGTGGTCATTCTTCTGGTCATAGTGAAG CACTTGGGTTTTCAAGAACTGGAAGCTGCCCCCTCCATGGCCACCAAGTAGCGTGGAATAATACAAATAACTCCCAGCATCATACCTCTTCTCCCATGCTATGGCCAAACACAGGGCCATTTATCAATAATATACCAGCTCGTCCTCCGGCGCAAGTGCATGGTATTTCTAGAGCATCTCGCATGCCTGAAAATGCCCTTGCAGCGAGTCATCATGTTGGATCTGCACCGGCTGTCAATCCATCAATCTGGGATAGGAGAAATGGATATGCAGGGGAGCTGATGGAAGCCCCAAGTTTCCATCCTGGGAGTGTTGGAAGCATGGGTTTCTCTGATAGTCCACGTCTGCATCAGTTCGAGCTCACTGGCATGTTTCCCCAGAATGGAGGGAACCCAGCCATGTCCCCTGGGCATGTTAATGCTCGATCTCATCAGAGGGGGCATATGTTTCATGGAAGGAGTCATATAGGTCCCCTTCCATCCTCATTTGATTCACCGGGTGAACGTACAAGGAGCCGAAGAAATGAGTCATGTTCTAATCAATCTGATAACAAAAGGCAGTATGAGCTTGACGTCGAACGTATAGTCTGTGGCGAGGATTCCAGGACTACATTAATGATAAAGAATATCCCAAACAA GTATACTTCTAAGATGCTTTTGACCGCTATTGATGAAAATCACAAAGGAACTTATGATTTCATCTACCTGCCAATTGACTTTAAG AATAAATGCAATGTGGGTTATGCATTCATCAACATGATCAGTCCTGAGCATATTgttccattttataag ATATTTCATGGGAAAAGGTGGGAGAAATTTAACAGTGAGAAGGTGGCATCACTTGCATATGCTAGAATCCAAGGAAAATCATCTCTAATAGCTCACTTCCAGAACTCAAGTTTGATGAACGAGGATAAACGCTGCCGCCCTATACTCTTCCACTCAGATGGTCCAAACGCAGGAGATCAA GAACCGTTTCCAGTGGGAACACACATCCGTTCTAGGCCTGGGAGATCCAGGATTTTGAGCTGTGAAGAAAGTCACCGGGAC
- the LOC124669871 gene encoding protein MEI2-like 4 isoform X2: MPTRAMEQQRHHMPPFHLPADSESSFSRQRPVGPFRQGPCHENAERFSLISGSKSVASSPVHMLRPAGVDQLELMEPHKPMDQKTPFGEHKLLGQQRHANLPPTLWRPDQDTVQQHDSKPLALFPNVRKGHLSMTHYENGLFSSSLPDIFDKKLRLTPKNGLVGQPVGKELNHDDDEPFELTQEIEAQVIGNLLPDDDDLLSGVLDNVGYPALANNRDDIDDDIFSTGGGLELEADENNKLLKLNGGGNNGQSRLNGLLYGETSYGEHPSRTLFVRNMNSNVEDSELKLLFEQYGDIQRLYTAYKHHGFVMISYYDIRSAEHAMKALQSKQFRHWKLDIHYSIPKENPLEKDNNQGTLAVINLDPSVTNDDLQHIFGGYGEIKEIHETSQKSRYKSIEFYDSRAAEAAFYALNLRDIAGKKIKLEPCCLGDNKRLMQQRPPVLEQEEFGACRLGNANSLPSTYYGSVNMASMTSTGPEHGITRVLRSRVQPSVNQFREGTFLDGLSSTRQNISSPVRIATAGTHNNQSALGEHGHSLGKMNGHLNYGFQGNGAFNPHSLPEFHTGQSNGIPYNLSTIPPIGVKSNSRTAEGIDNRHLYKVGCAKLGGHSSGHSEALGFSRTGSCPLHGHQVAWNNTNNSQHHTSSPMLWPNTGPFINNIPARPPAQVHGISRASRMPENALAASHHVGSAPAVNPSIWDRRNGYAGELMEAPSFHPGSVGSMGFSDSPRLHQFELTGMFPQNGGNPAMSPGHVNARSHQRGHMFHGRSHIGPLPSSFDSPGERTRSRRNESCSNQSDNKRQYELDVERIVCGEDSRTTLMIKNIPNKYTSKMLLTAIDENHKGTYDFIYLPIDFKNKCNVGYAFINMISPEHIVPFYKIFHGKRWEKFNSEKVASLAYARIQGKSSLIAHFQNSSLMNEDKRCRPILFHSDGPNAGDQEPFPVGTHIRSRPGRSRILSCEESHRDILSTSANSWTPSNGGSHSSGYPKEADPTTA, translated from the exons ATGCCAACCAGAGCCATGGAGCAGCAGAGGCACCACATGCCCCCGTTCCACCTCCCCGCCGACTCCGAATCCTCATTCTCCCGTCAG AGGCCAGTTGGACCTTTCAGGCAGGGGCCTTGTCATGAGAATGCTG AAAGGTTCTCATTGATTTCGGGAAGCAAGTCTGTTGCATCATCTCCAGTTCATATGCTCAGGCCTGCTGGCGTGGATCAGTTAGAGCTTATGGAACCACATAAGCCGATGGATCAGAAAACCCCCTTTGGCGAGCACAAGTTGTTGGGCCAACAAAGGCATGCTAACCTGCCGCCAACCCTGTGGAGACCTGATCAAGATACTGTACAACAACATGATTCGAAGCCATTGGCTTTATTTCCTAATGTTAGAAAGGGACATTTAAGTATGACCCACTATGAGAATGGACTTTTCTCAAGCTCCCTTCCAGACATTTTTGACAAGAAAT TGAGACTAACACCCAAGAATGGCCTTGTTGGCCAGCCAGTCGGAAAGGAACTCAACCATGATGATGATGAGCCTTTtgagttaactcaggaaattgaggCACAAGTAATTGGCAATCTGCTTCCTGATGATGACGACTTATTATCAGGTGTTCTTGATAATGTGGGGTACCCTGCCCTTGCTAATAACAGAGATGACATTGATGATGATATATTCTCTACTGGAGGTGGATTGGAACTGGAAGCTGATGAAAATAACAAACTGTTAAAACTTAACGGTGGAGGCAATAACGGTCAGAGTAGGTTAAATGGCCTATTGTATGGAGAAACCTCATATGGGGAACACCCCTCGAGAACCCTTTTTGTTAGAAATATGAATTCCAATGTTGAGGACTCTGAACTGAAGCTCCTATTTGAG CAATATGGGGACATCCAAAGACTTTATACTGCATACAAACATCATGGTTTTGTGATGATTTCTTACTACGATATAAGATCAGCAGAACATGCCATGAAGGCGCTCCAAAGCAAGCAATTCAGGCACTGGAAACTTGACATACATTACTCCATCCCAAAG gagaatcctttggagaaagATAATAACCAGGGTACACTTGCAGTGATTAACCTTGACCCATCTGTAACTAACGATGATCTTCAGCATATATTTGGTGGCTATGGTGAAATCAAGGAG ATACATGAGACTTCACAAAAGAGTCGTTACAAATCCATCGAGTTTTATGATTCTAGAGCAGCTGAAGCTGCATTTTATGCGTTAAACTTGAGAGACATTGCAGGAAAGAAAATCAAATTAGAGCCCTGCTGCCTGGGCGACAATAAACG TTTGATGCAGCAAAGGCCTCCTGTGTTGGAGCAGGAAGAGTTTGGTGCATGCAGACTAGGAAATGCCAACAGTCTGCCATCAACTTACTATG GCTCTGTCAATATGGCATCCATGACATCCACTGGCCCTGAACATGGGATCACTCGGGTTCTGCGTTCCAGAGTACAGCCTTCAGTAAACCAATTCAGGGAGGGAACTTTCCTGGATGGTCTGTCAAGTACTAGGCAAAACATATCCTCTCCTGTTAGAATTGCAACTGCAGGGACACATAACAACCAGTCTGCTCTTGGTGAGCATGGCCATTCACTTGGAAAGATGAATGGACACTTGAATTATGGATTTCAAGGGAATGGAGCTTTCAATCCACATTCCCTTCCCGAGTTCCACACTGGCCAAAGCAATGGCATTCCTTACAACTTAAGCACCATACCACccattggagttaagagcaattcTAGAACTGCTGAAGGAATAGATAACAGGCATCTTTACAAAGTTGGTTGTGCTAAACTTGGTGGTCATTCTTCTGGTCATAGTGAAG CACTTGGGTTTTCAAGAACTGGAAGCTGCCCCCTCCATGGCCACCAAGTAGCGTGGAATAATACAAATAACTCCCAGCATCATACCTCTTCTCCCATGCTATGGCCAAACACAGGGCCATTTATCAATAATATACCAGCTCGTCCTCCGGCGCAAGTGCATGGTATTTCTAGAGCATCTCGCATGCCTGAAAATGCCCTTGCAGCGAGTCATCATGTTGGATCTGCACCGGCTGTCAATCCATCAATCTGGGATAGGAGAAATGGATATGCAGGGGAGCTGATGGAAGCCCCAAGTTTCCATCCTGGGAGTGTTGGAAGCATGGGTTTCTCTGATAGTCCACGTCTGCATCAGTTCGAGCTCACTGGCATGTTTCCCCAGAATGGAGGGAACCCAGCCATGTCCCCTGGGCATGTTAATGCTCGATCTCATCAGAGGGGGCATATGTTTCATGGAAGGAGTCATATAGGTCCCCTTCCATCCTCATTTGATTCACCGGGTGAACGTACAAGGAGCCGAAGAAATGAGTCATGTTCTAATCAATCTGATAACAAAAGGCAGTATGAGCTTGACGTCGAACGTATAGTCTGTGGCGAGGATTCCAGGACTACATTAATGATAAAGAATATCCCAAACAA GTATACTTCTAAGATGCTTTTGACCGCTATTGATGAAAATCACAAAGGAACTTATGATTTCATCTACCTGCCAATTGACTTTAAG AATAAATGCAATGTGGGTTATGCATTCATCAACATGATCAGTCCTGAGCATATTgttccattttataag ATATTTCATGGGAAAAGGTGGGAGAAATTTAACAGTGAGAAGGTGGCATCACTTGCATATGCTAGAATCCAAGGAAAATCATCTCTAATAGCTCACTTCCAGAACTCAAGTTTGATGAACGAGGATAAACGCTGCCGCCCTATACTCTTCCACTCAGATGGTCCAAACGCAGGAGATCAA GAACCGTTTCCAGTGGGAACACACATCCGTTCTAGGCCTGGGAGATCCAGGATTTTGAGCTGTGAAGAAAGTCACCGGGAC